The Desulfosporosinus acidiphilus SJ4 genome has a window encoding:
- a CDS encoding glucose-6-phosphate isomerase, whose translation MIPMETSKLIIDYTGMMVSEQNSKGFAKEDLLGLQSKLDEAQTNLHALRDSGKLDFSLLLPEMLAQLPELCAYADEVAAKFENFVVLGIGGSALGPLAVQQALNHYYYNELLPDQRSNRPRFYVLDNIDPVRFKELGQVLDPRKTLYNVISKSGNTSETMAQFLIVRDYLRHFCGESYADHIVVTTDQQKGNLLPIALKEGFKRFVIPSGIGGRFSELTPVGLLAAAICGIDVEQLLAGALEMDRRIRETKGVFANPAQLKSALSYLSWQKGKKISVFMPYVDGLKTMADWYAQLWAESLGKRYDRTGKAVSLGQTPVKALGVTDQHSQVQLYAEGPDDKVITFLTLEEFKDTQGIPVDSALPEDIQFLGGKTLEELLFAEQKATEYALTLAGRQHQKIILSALTPFNIGQLLLLLEWETAYMGELFNINAFDQPGVEEGKNGTYGLMGRAGYEAKKQAIKEFGQERHLLE comes from the coding sequence ATGATTCCGATGGAAACATCTAAGCTAATTATAGATTATACGGGGATGATGGTTTCGGAGCAAAACTCCAAGGGCTTTGCTAAAGAAGATTTACTAGGGCTGCAATCTAAATTAGACGAGGCCCAGACTAATTTACACGCCCTCAGAGATTCAGGAAAACTGGACTTCTCGCTGCTTTTGCCAGAGATGCTGGCTCAGCTTCCCGAATTATGCGCCTATGCCGACGAAGTTGCTGCAAAATTCGAGAATTTTGTGGTGCTTGGTATCGGCGGGTCAGCCCTTGGACCTTTAGCGGTGCAGCAAGCCTTAAATCACTATTATTACAACGAATTGCTTCCAGATCAACGATCAAACCGGCCGCGATTTTATGTATTGGATAATATAGATCCGGTACGCTTTAAGGAGTTGGGGCAAGTTCTCGATCCCCGAAAAACTCTTTATAATGTTATTTCCAAATCAGGAAACACCTCGGAAACAATGGCCCAGTTTCTTATTGTACGAGATTACTTGCGCCATTTCTGCGGAGAAAGCTATGCTGATCATATTGTGGTTACAACAGATCAACAAAAGGGCAACCTTTTACCGATTGCTCTCAAGGAAGGATTTAAACGGTTTGTTATTCCCTCGGGAATTGGAGGACGCTTTTCCGAATTGACTCCCGTTGGCTTACTGGCAGCGGCAATTTGTGGAATTGATGTGGAACAACTTTTAGCGGGAGCTCTTGAGATGGATCGGCGGATCAGAGAGACGAAAGGAGTCTTTGCTAATCCGGCACAATTGAAGTCAGCCTTATCTTATTTGTCCTGGCAAAAGGGAAAAAAGATCTCAGTGTTTATGCCCTATGTGGATGGTTTGAAGACAATGGCTGATTGGTATGCTCAATTGTGGGCTGAGAGTTTGGGGAAACGTTATGACCGGACAGGCAAGGCGGTTTCTTTGGGGCAAACGCCTGTGAAAGCCCTTGGTGTGACAGATCAGCATTCTCAGGTGCAATTATATGCTGAGGGACCCGATGACAAAGTGATCACCTTTTTAACTCTGGAAGAATTTAAAGATACTCAAGGAATTCCCGTGGATTCAGCGCTGCCGGAAGACATTCAATTTTTGGGAGGGAAAACGTTAGAGGAACTTTTATTTGCTGAGCAAAAAGCTACGGAATATGCTTTAACCTTAGCTGGACGCCAACATCAAAAAATTATTCTCTCAGCATTAACTCCTTTCAATATTGGCCAATTGCTCCTCCTTTTGGAATGGGAGACAGCCTATATGGGCGAATTGTTCAATATTAACGCCTTTGACCAGCCGGGGGTTGAGGAAGGTAAAAACGGAACCTATGGTTTAATGGGGCGTGCAGGCTATGAGGCCAAAAAGCAAGCAATCAAAGAGTTTGGTCAAGAAAGGCATCTTTTAGAGTAA
- the pfkA gene encoding 6-phosphofructokinase, translating to MAGEIQRIGVLTSGGDAPGMNAAVRAVVRKGIFHGLTIFGIHRGYEGLIHGELQEMSIGSVADIVLRGGTVLKTARSEEMKTPAGQKKAFEQLQKRQIDALVVIGGDGSFRGAQTLAAQGVRIIGIPGTIDNDIAGTDLTIGFDTAVNTVVDAVSKIRDTASSHDRTFIVEVMGRNCGNIALQAGLACGAESILVPEIPYDLDEISNKLKRGHQRGKNHSIILVSEGVGSAFKVGEELRARSGFETRITVLGHLQRGGNPSALDAVIAAAMGGKAVQSLLDQETNRMTAYINQTVISRPLDDAYGTRRPLNRELYDLANELSI from the coding sequence ATGGCAGGGGAGATTCAGAGGATCGGGGTACTTACAAGCGGAGGAGATGCCCCAGGCATGAATGCAGCTGTACGGGCAGTTGTTCGTAAAGGGATTTTTCATGGCTTAACAATTTTCGGTATTCATCGAGGTTATGAAGGACTCATTCATGGAGAACTACAAGAAATGAGTATAGGTTCTGTTGCTGATATCGTACTAAGGGGAGGAACTGTCCTAAAAACTGCCCGCTCGGAAGAAATGAAAACTCCGGCGGGACAGAAAAAGGCTTTTGAGCAACTCCAAAAACGCCAGATCGATGCTCTAGTTGTTATAGGCGGAGATGGTTCCTTTAGAGGTGCACAGACTCTAGCTGCTCAAGGAGTTCGGATTATCGGAATTCCGGGTACCATCGATAATGATATTGCCGGAACGGATTTAACGATTGGGTTTGATACCGCAGTTAATACCGTGGTTGATGCCGTAAGTAAAATTCGCGATACGGCTTCTTCCCACGATCGGACATTTATCGTAGAGGTTATGGGCAGAAATTGCGGGAATATTGCTTTACAGGCAGGGTTGGCTTGTGGTGCAGAGTCCATTTTAGTGCCTGAGATCCCTTATGATTTAGATGAAATCAGCAATAAATTAAAAAGGGGTCACCAGCGGGGGAAAAATCATAGTATTATCCTTGTTTCAGAAGGGGTTGGCAGTGCTTTCAAAGTTGGTGAAGAATTGCGGGCCCGCTCAGGGTTTGAGACCCGGATCACAGTTCTTGGTCACTTGCAGCGCGGAGGAAATCCCAGTGCACTTGACGCCGTGATTGCTGCGGCCATGGGAGGAAAGGCAGTCCAGAGCCTTTTAGATCAAGAGACAAATCGTATGACAGCCTATATTAATCAAACGGTAATTTCCCGTCCTCTCGACGATGCTTATGGCACACGGCGCCCCTTAAATCGCGAACTTTATGATTTAGCCAATGAGTTGTCAATTTAA